From the genome of Faecalibacterium prausnitzii:
CGGCTCGACCACCATACCCTCATCAAACTCTGAAGGAGCCTCTATGCACAGCTTATATTTTACCCGCCACGGCGAGACCGTCTGGAACGTTGAAAACAAGATCTGCGGCATGACCGACAGCCCGCTGACCGCCCGCGGCCGGGCGCAGGCCGCTGCGCTGGGGGCCCATGTCCGGGACAGCGGAGTCCACATTGACGAAATCCTGTATTCTCCCCTGTCCCGCGCTGCCGACACCGCTCTGGCTATCGCCGAGGCCACCGGCATCCCGGCCCGCCCGGAACCCCGCCTGCGGGAGCAGTGCTTTGGCCGCTACGAGGGGACGCCCCGCGATGGGGCCGAGTTCAAAGTCTCCAAGACCCACTTCGCCGACCGCTACTCCGGCGGCGAGAGTATGCTGCAATTGGCCCAGCGCATCTACGACCTGCTGGACGAGCTGCGGGCCGATGAGAGCAAGACCTATCTGCTGGTCGCCCACAATGGCATCGCCCGCGTGGTGCGGTCTTACTTTTACGATATGACCAACGAGGAGTATGCCGCCTTCGGCATCCGGAACTGCGAGTTCGTCGAGTATACATTTGAATGACAACGAAAGCCGCCGGGGTCCCGGCGGCTTTCGTTGTCCTGGCGCGTCACACATGACGGTAATGGAATTTCCGATCTTTGGTCACGAACATATACACGCTCACCCCCAGCGCGGCAAGCTCGGCGGCCGTGACGGCCAGCCAGATGCCATCCATCCCCATGAGCGCCGGCAGTGCGAAGACCGCCGCCACCTGAAACAACAGAGTGCGCAGAAAAGAGATGAGGGCGCTCGTCACACCGTCGCCCAGCGCGGTAAAGAAGGACGACGCATAGACATTGAAGCCCATGATGAGGAAGCTCAGCGCATAGAGCCGGAAGGCGTGGGTGGTCAGTGTCAGCAGTCCGGCATCGTAGCCCACGAAGATGCGGGCCACCTGCGGGATGAGGAACATCGAACCGATGGTCATGACGACGGCCACCACGCCGATAAGGCGAAAGCTCATGGAATAAAGGTTGTGGACCTCCCGGTGATTGCGGGCACCGTAGTGGTAGCTGACGATGGGGGCGCTGCCAACGGCATAGCCCACGAAGACGGCCACAAAGAGGAAGGCCGCATACATGATGACGCCGTAAGCCGCCACGCCGTCCTCGCCCGCAAAGCGGAGGAGCTGGTAGTTGTAGAGGATATTGACCAGCGACATGGAGAGGTTGGTCATCAGCTCCGACGAGCCATTGATGCAGGCATTCCGCAGGACGCGGCCATGGAACTTCGTCCGGCTCAGGTGCAGGCGGCTGGTGTTGTTCCGGTCCAGGAAATAGAACACCGGCAGCAGGCCGCCGACGATCTGGCTGAGGAAGGTCGCGACCGCGGCACCCTCAACGCCCCAGCGGAGCACCCCCACCAGCACGACGTCCAGCACCATGTTGGTGCAGCCCGCGCCCACGGTGAAAGCAAAGCCCAGGTGGGGCTTTTCGGCTGTGACGAAGAAACTCTGGAACATGTTCTGCAAGATAAAGGTCGGCAGGCTAACCAGCAGGATGCGGCCATACCGCAGCGCATAGTCCAGCATCTCTCCCTTTGCGCCCAGCAGCTCCGCCACCGGCTCAAGGATGACCAGACCAACGGCGCTGAACACGATGCCCGCTGCAAGGGCCGAACTGAGGAAGAGGCTGAAAAGTTCGTCCGCCTTTTTCCCATCGCCCTCGCCCAGCGTGATGCCCACGATGGCGCTGCCGCCGGTGCCCAGCATAAAGCCGACGCTGCCGATGAGCATGGGCAGCGGCATGATGAGGTTGACCGCCGCAAAGGCCGTCTTACCCACGAAGTTCGAGACGCACAGGCCGTCCACGATGCCGTAGATGGAGGTGAACAGCATCGTGCCGATGCAGGGCAACACGAACCGGATCAGCCGGGAATCGGTAAAGTGATCGGACAATTGGATGGGGTGCTTTGGCATAAATTCTCCTTTTTACATCATCCCGCCGGGGCGCCAGCCGGTGCAGTAGCGGGCATAATCGCGGTCAGCCTGCTTGACGTAGAGGACGAGTTCTTCCTTCCCCTCTTTGTTTTTCATCGTGCGGACCTTGGTGGGCAGGCTCTGGCGCTGGAGCAGCTCCAGTTCGTCGTTCAGCTCGTCCTCGTTGTCAAAGGTGTCGAGCCTGGTCCAGTGGGTGGCAAACAGCCAGAATTTTGCAAGGGTATCGCTCATGGTTCAGTCTCCTTCTCCGGCGCGGGCTGCGGGGCCGTCAGCCGGTAAAACGGCGCGATGGCGTTGGCGTCGCCATGGCGCACGATGGAATAGGTGATGTCGCAATAGGGCTGGATGGCCGTGCTCTTCTCGACGGTGGAGATGAGCAGGACCTGCAATTGCAAGCGGCGGAACAGCTCCATCATGGGGCGGATGCGGTCGCTGGTCATCTTGCTGAAGGCCTCGTCCAGCAGGACCAGACGGATGCTGTTCTCGCTCTTCTGATAAATTTGCAGCAGCGAAGCGCAGATGGCCACATAGAACGGGGCCTGATTCTCGCCGCCGGAGGAATCGCGGCTGACACGGGACAGATACGCCTGCTGGCCGGAGACCGTGTTCGTGACCTTGATGTCGTAGTCCAGATAGGTGCGGTAATCCACATAGTCGGACAGGGTGGCACCGGAGGTGCTGCGGCCCTCCTGCCGGGCGCGGGTGTTCTCGTCCACGTCGGCCATGATCTTTTCCATCAGCTCATCCACCTGCCGCTCATAGACGGGGTCGGCCGTGGCGGCGAGGTTGTCCAGCGAGTCGGTGTCGGTCATCTGCTGGTTGCCCTTGTCCACGATGACCTGATAGAACGCGGCCAGCTGCGGGTCGCGGCTGGGTTCCAGCTCGAAGCGGTAGACCTCTTCGCCGTAGGTCAGCTGCTCCATCACCTTGTTCAGCTCCCGGAACTGGCGGCGGGCGTTGAAGATGTCGTCCTTCATCCGGAAGAGGATGTCTTTCCGGAAGCGGTCCTTGCAGTCGCGCTGGGCCTGGTCCAGGCGGGCGGCGTAGCGCTCCAGGTCGATGCGGACGAGGCTCTCGTGCTGGGCGCGGTACTGCTCGATGCCCGCAAGGCCCAGCGGATAATCGCAGACGTACCGCTCGTTGTACGCCTTCTGGGCCGGTTCCAGCGTGGCGGTGAGGTAGCTTTGCAGGGTGTCGTCCAGCTTGGTCTGCGCCTTTTCGGCCGTCTGGGCAGCGGCGCGGGCTGTGCGGCCCCCGGTCATGAGGCCCTTTTTGCGCTCCTGCGCCAGCGGCTCCAGCAGCGGATATTTTTCAAAGAAGGTCTGGGCCGCCCCGGCGCTCTGCTGCGCTGCGGCCACGGCCCGGCCCTGCTCTGCCGCGCAGGAAGCCAGCTGCTTTTCGCAGACACGGATATCGCCGCCTGCCTGTTCCACTGCCTTGCGGGCCGCTTCCCAGGCAGCTTCGCGGGTCTCCTCTTCCCGATACAGCTCCTGCAGCAGCGGGTTCTCCCGGCAGTCGGCCAGCTTCTGGGCCTGTGCCGCATAGTCGGCTTTGGCGGCAGCAAGGGCGTCCCGGCCCTCCCACAGGTCGGCCAGCGTTTCCAGTGCGCGGCCGCGCAGGATGTTCTGGTACTGGTCGTAGGCCGTCTTCAGCGACCGTTCGGCCTGCACGGCCTCGCGGCGGCGTTCACCGAGGGCCGTCAGTTCCTCTTCCAGCGCACCGGCGCGGG
Proteins encoded in this window:
- a CDS encoding histidine phosphatase family protein is translated as MHSLYFTRHGETVWNVENKICGMTDSPLTARGRAQAAALGAHVRDSGVHIDEILYSPLSRAADTALAIAEATGIPARPEPRLREQCFGRYEGTPRDGAEFKVSKTHFADRYSGGESMLQLAQRIYDLLDELRADESKTYLLVAHNGIARVVRSYFYDMTNEEYAAFGIRNCEFVEYTFE
- a CDS encoding MATE family efflux transporter, with protein sequence MPKHPIQLSDHFTDSRLIRFVLPCIGTMLFTSIYGIVDGLCVSNFVGKTAFAAVNLIMPLPMLIGSVGFMLGTGGSAIVGITLGEGDGKKADELFSLFLSSALAAGIVFSAVGLVILEPVAELLGAKGEMLDYALRYGRILLVSLPTFILQNMFQSFFVTAEKPHLGFAFTVGAGCTNMVLDVVLVGVLRWGVEGAAVATFLSQIVGGLLPVFYFLDRNNTSRLHLSRTKFHGRVLRNACINGSSELMTNLSMSLVNILYNYQLLRFAGEDGVAAYGVIMYAAFLFVAVFVGYAVGSAPIVSYHYGARNHREVHNLYSMSFRLIGVVAVVMTIGSMFLIPQVARIFVGYDAGLLTLTTHAFRLYALSFLIMGFNVYASSFFTALGDGVTSALISFLRTLLFQVAAVFALPALMGMDGIWLAVTAAELAALGVSVYMFVTKDRKFHYRHV